Proteins from one Capricornis sumatraensis isolate serow.1 chromosome 2, serow.2, whole genome shotgun sequence genomic window:
- the LRRC57 gene encoding leucine-rich repeat-containing protein 57 isoform X2 — translation MGNSALRAHVETAQKTGVFQLKDRGLTEFPSELQKLTSNLRTIDLSNNKIENLPPMIIGKFTLLKSLSLNNNKLTALPDELCNLKKLETLSLNNNQLRELPSTFGQLSALKTLSLSGNQLRALPSQLCSLRHLDVVDLSKNQIRSIPDIVGELQVIELNLNQNQISQISVKISSCPRLKVLRLEENCLELSMLPQSILSDSQICLLAVEGNLFEIKKLRELEGYDKEHGNYRVH, via the exons ATGGGAAATAGTGCCCTCCGCGCTCATGTGGAAACCGCGCAGAAGACTGGTGTCTTTCAACTTAAGGACCGCGGGCTGACCGAG TTCCCCTCAGAGTTGCAGAAACTGACAAGCAATCTCAGGACCATCGACTTGTCCAACAACAAGATCGAGAATCTGCCGCCTATGATCATAGGGAAGTTTACTCTGCTAAAGAGCCTCTCCTTGAACAATAACAAATTAA CTGCTCTTCCTGACGAGTTATGCAATCTGAAGAAACTGGAGACACTAAGCCTAAACAACAATCAATTGAGAGAGCTGCCATCTACTTTTGGGCAACTATCTGCCCTTAAGACCCTGAGCCTCTCTGGGAACCAGCTGAGAGCTCTGCCATCACAGCTGTGTAGCCTACGGCACCTGGATGTAGTGGATCTCTCCAAGAACCAGATTCGGAGCATACCTGATATAGTCGGGGAGCTGCAGGTCATTGAACTCAACCTCAACCAGAACCAG ATATCTCAGATCTCAGTGAAGATATCTTCTTGTCCTCGTCTTAAAGTTCTTCGTCTGGAGGAGAACTGTCTTGAGCTCAGTATGCTTCCACAGAGCATCCTCAGTGATTCGCAGATCTGTCTGCTTGCTGTGGAAGGCAACCTTTTTGAAATTAAGAAACTTCGAGAACTGGAAGGCTATGATAAG GAGCATGGGAACTACAGAGTACACTGA
- the SNAP23 gene encoding synaptosomal-associated protein 23 isoform X2, translating to MDQINKDMREAEKTLTELNKCCGLCVCPCSRTKNFESSKAYKATWGDGGDNSPSNIVSKQPGRVTNGQPQQATAGAASGGYIKRITNDAREDEMEENLTQVGSILGNLKNMALDMGNEIEAQNRQIDRITEKADTNKDRIDNANARAKKLIDS from the exons ATGGACCAAATAAACAAAGACAtgagagaagcagagaagacTTTAACAGAACTCAACAAGTGCTGTGGCCTTTGTGTATGCCCATGTAGTAG GACAAAGAACTTTGAGTCTAGTAAAGCCTATAAAGCAACATGGGGTGATGGTGGAGACAACTCTCCTAGCAATATAGTATCTAAGCAGCCAGGCCGAGTGACAAATGGTCAGCCTCAACAAGCGACTGCAGGAGCAGCCAGCGGGGGATACATTAAACG TATAACAAATGATGCCAGGGAAGATGAAATGGAAGAGAACCTGACTCAAGTGGGCAGTATCCTAGGAAACCTAAAAAACATGGCTCTGGACATGGGCAATGAGATTGAAGCTCAAAACCGACAAATAGATCGGATCACAGAAAAG gctGATACCAACAAAGATCGTATTGACAATGCCAATGCCAGAGCAAAGAAACTCATTGACAGCTAA
- the SNAP23 gene encoding synaptosomal-associated protein 23 isoform X1, whose product MDNLSAEEIQLRANQVTDESLESTRRILGLAIESQDAGIKTITMLDEQGEQLKRIEEGMDQINKDMREAEKTLTELNKCCGLCVCPCSRTKNFESSKAYKATWGDGGDNSPSNIVSKQPGRVTNGQPQQATAGAASGGYIKRITNDAREDEMEENLTQVGSILGNLKNMALDMGNEIEAQNRQIDRITEKADTNKDRIDNANARAKKLIDS is encoded by the exons ATGGATAATCTGTCAGCAGAAGAAATTCAGCTGAGGGCTAACCAGGTTACTGATGAG tctcTGGAAAGTACAAGGAGAATCCTGGGTTTAGCCATTGAG TCGCAGGATGCAGGAATCAAGACTATCACTATGCTGGATGAACAAGGGG AACAACTAAAACGCATAGAAGAAGGCATGGACCAAATAAACAAAGACAtgagagaagcagagaagacTTTAACAGAACTCAACAAGTGCTGTGGCCTTTGTGTATGCCCATGTAGTAG GACAAAGAACTTTGAGTCTAGTAAAGCCTATAAAGCAACATGGGGTGATGGTGGAGACAACTCTCCTAGCAATATAGTATCTAAGCAGCCAGGCCGAGTGACAAATGGTCAGCCTCAACAAGCGACTGCAGGAGCAGCCAGCGGGGGATACATTAAACG TATAACAAATGATGCCAGGGAAGATGAAATGGAAGAGAACCTGACTCAAGTGGGCAGTATCCTAGGAAACCTAAAAAACATGGCTCTGGACATGGGCAATGAGATTGAAGCTCAAAACCGACAAATAGATCGGATCACAGAAAAG gctGATACCAACAAAGATCGTATTGACAATGCCAATGCCAGAGCAAAGAAACTCATTGACAGCTAA
- the LRRC57 gene encoding leucine-rich repeat-containing protein 57 isoform X1: MGNSALRAHVETAQKTGVFQLKDRGLTEFPSELQKLTSNLRTIDLSNNKIENLPPMIIGKFTLLKSLSLNNNKLTALPDELCNLKKLETLSLNNNQLRELPSTFGQLSALKTLSLSGNQLRALPSQLCSLRHLDVVDLSKNQIRSIPDIVGELQVIELNLNQNQISQISVKISSCPRLKVLRLEENCLELSMLPQSILSDSQICLLAVEGNLFEIKKLRELEGYDKYMERFTATKKKFA, translated from the exons ATGGGAAATAGTGCCCTCCGCGCTCATGTGGAAACCGCGCAGAAGACTGGTGTCTTTCAACTTAAGGACCGCGGGCTGACCGAG TTCCCCTCAGAGTTGCAGAAACTGACAAGCAATCTCAGGACCATCGACTTGTCCAACAACAAGATCGAGAATCTGCCGCCTATGATCATAGGGAAGTTTACTCTGCTAAAGAGCCTCTCCTTGAACAATAACAAATTAA CTGCTCTTCCTGACGAGTTATGCAATCTGAAGAAACTGGAGACACTAAGCCTAAACAACAATCAATTGAGAGAGCTGCCATCTACTTTTGGGCAACTATCTGCCCTTAAGACCCTGAGCCTCTCTGGGAACCAGCTGAGAGCTCTGCCATCACAGCTGTGTAGCCTACGGCACCTGGATGTAGTGGATCTCTCCAAGAACCAGATTCGGAGCATACCTGATATAGTCGGGGAGCTGCAGGTCATTGAACTCAACCTCAACCAGAACCAG ATATCTCAGATCTCAGTGAAGATATCTTCTTGTCCTCGTCTTAAAGTTCTTCGTCTGGAGGAGAACTGTCTTGAGCTCAGTATGCTTCCACAGAGCATCCTCAGTGATTCGCAGATCTGTCTGCTTGCTGTGGAAGGCAACCTTTTTGAAATTAAGAAACTTCGAGAACTGGAAGGCTATGATAAG TACATGGAGAGGTTCACAGCTACCAAGAAGAAATTTGCATGA